A region of Vitis riparia cultivar Riparia Gloire de Montpellier isolate 1030 chromosome 1, EGFV_Vit.rip_1.0, whole genome shotgun sequence DNA encodes the following proteins:
- the LOC117922967 gene encoding squamosa promoter-binding-like protein 16: MGYNLKTPSWDLAELQKEGIPSVAPFLGSSSSLGGGQETKGDCLVDLKLGRLSDLGDGSVNSFKNSMMESSSSGSAKRARTPGHGTQVVSCLVDGCKSDLSKCRDYHRRHKVCELHSKTAKVTIGGHEQRFCQQCSRFHSLGEFDEGKRSCRKRLDGHNRRRRKPQPEPLSITSGRFLSSHQGTRLLAFSNPQVFPASAGVTSAWTGNIKTENDAVLYNSHQQLNFMDRQNSFPESFSRSYRGKQFPFLQGPIPTLPGTSVCQPLLDPSSASGNGSGGQKMFSDGLNRVISSDRALSLLSSPPPETQEIGLSRMVQQNPIPPAQSLIPSLHYTGLSQYASSQGMGESVGSVLVSDGSSNANLHCPAIFQLGPDGSSTNSPHQTLSFSWE, from the exons ATGGGCTATAATCTGAAGACGCCTTCTTGGGACTTAGCTGAATTGCAGAAAGAAGGCATACCCAGCGTTGCTCCCTTTCTTGGGTCGTCCAGTAGCTTAGGAGGAGGACAGGAGACTAAAGGGGATTGCTTGGTGGATTTGAAGCTTGGGAGGTTGAGTGATTTGGGGGACGGGTCAGTGAACAGTTTTAAGAACTCTATGATGGAGTCATCATCGTCGGGGTCAGCAAAGAGGGCCAGGACACCAGGTCATGGAACCCAAGTTGTTTCATGCTTGGTTGATGGGTGCAAATCGGACCTCAGTAAATGTAGGGATTATCACCGTCGCCATAAAGTCTGTGAGCTCCACTCTAAAACCGCAAAGGTTACAATTGGGGGTCATGAACAACGGTTCTGCCAGCAGTGCAGCAG GTTTCATTCCTTGGGTGAGTTTGATGAAGGAAAAAGAAGCTGTAGGAAACGTCTTGATGGACACAACCGTCGCAGAAGGAAGCCTCAGCCTGAACCATTGTCCATAACTTCTGGGAGGTTTCTCTCCAGTCACCAAG GTACTCGATTGTTGGCATTCAGTAACCCACAAGTATTTCCTGCAAGTGCTGGTGTGACCTCTGCTTGGACTGGGAATATCAAAACCGAGAATGATGCTGTACTTTACAATAGTCACCAACAGTTAAACTTCATGGACAGACAAAACTCATTCCCCGAATCCTTCTCCAGAAGCTATAGAGGAAAGCAGTTCCCATTCTTGCAAGGCCCTATTCCCACACTCCCTGGAACTTCTGTTTGTCAACCACTTCTTGATCCCAGTTCTGCATCTGGAAATGGTAGCGGTGGCCAAAAAATGTTCTCTGATGGGCTAAATCGAGTGATCAGTTCTGATCGTGCTCTCTCTCTTCTGTCATCGCCGCCGCCTGAGACTCAGGAGATTGGTTTGAGCAGGATGGTGCAGCAAAACCCAATCCCCCCAGCTCAATCCTTGATCCCCAGCCTGCACTATACTGGTCTAAGCCAGTATGCTTCCTCCCAAGGAATGGGTGAGTCAGTCGGTTCTGTTTTGGTCTCTGATGGTAGCAGCAATGCCAACCTCCATTGCCCTGCAATTTTTCAGCTTGGACCTGATGGCTCGTCTACCAACAGTCCTCATCAAACGCTCTCGTTCTCTTGGGAGTAG
- the LOC117923674 gene encoding uncharacterized protein LOC117923674, whose translation MALPLGKLTLLVGAGIVGSVLAKEGRMSDVSNFFSGAFKIALKQLKQDDSTSPTVKPKNDALLAQVNSLRQELQILASNRSITIVTASGTGKSKYGVVVIIVVVGYGYAWWKGWKLPDMMFATRRSLSDACSSIAKQLENVYSSIAATKRHLSSRIDRVDCSIDEFAELTSATKEEVFELRGGMKMIGGDVASVQKAVQNLESKIIEIEGKQDITNEGLGRLCHYAWNLENSRTTERIQASPSSSFRPALELRQTTPPLRTESLPPTVPSLEPPPSPSNPSNSNRSPKPPLQNAAASGLKELDGISKAAETTNTPEVSNGIGGLEETRNGSSGSGLFGIRLGYPSFITRTRSATQAFASK comes from the exons ATGGCTCTCCCTCTCGGCAAGCTTACCCTCCTCGTCGGTGCAG GTATTGTTGGGTCAGTTCTTGCAAAAGAAGGGCGCATGTCGGATGTCTCTAATTTTTTCTCAGGTGCTTTCAAG ATTGCTTTAAAGCAACTTAAACAAGATGATTCAACCTCACCAACTGTCAAGCCTAAGAACGATGCTTTGCTGGCTCAG GTTAATAGCTTGAGACAGGAGTTGCAAATCTTGGCATCAAATAGATCAATTACAATTGTAACTGCAAGTGGAACAG GTAAAAGCAAATATGGTGTAGTGGTTATTATTGTCGTAGTAGGATATGGCTATGCCTGGTGGAAG GGCTGGAAGCTTCCTGATATGATGTTTGCAACAAGGCGTAGTTTATCAGATGCTTGCTCTTCAATTGCTAAACAGCTTGAGAATGTTTATTCATCAATTGCA GCAACCAAGAGGCATTTATCTTCCAGAATTGACCGTGTCGATTGTAGTATAGACGAGTTTGCAGAACTTACTTCTGCTACCAAGGAGGAG GTCTTTGAACTACGAGGCGGCATGAAGATGATTGGTGGGGATGTTGCATCTGTTCAGAAAGCTGTCCAAAATCTG GAGagtaaaataattgaaatagaaGGGAAGCAG GATATCACAAACGAAGGACTAGGGAGACTGTGTCATTATGCCTGGAACTTGGAAAATAGCAGAACAACAGAGCGGATTCAG GCATCACCATCCAGTTCTTTCAGGCCAGCTCTTGAGTTACGACAAACTACTCCTCCATTGAGG ACCGAGTCTTTGCCTCCTACGGTTCCATCCCTGGAACCACCGCCATCTCCCTCAAATCCCTCAAATTCAAACAGATCTCCTAAG CCACCCCTGCAGAATGCTGCAGCCTCAGGCCTCAAG GAGCTTGATGGAATTTCAAAAGCGGCTGAGACAACAAACACTCCTGAGGTTTCAAATGGGATCGGAGGTTTGGAAGAGACGAGGAATGGGTCTTCAGGTTCTGGCCTGTTCGGAATAAGACTTGGCTATCCTTCTTTTATTACAAGAACACGCAGTGCAACACAAGCGTTCGCGTCCAAGTAA